A genomic segment from Halomonas sp. TA22 encodes:
- the grpE gene encoding nucleotide exchange factor GrpE — translation MAKEPQTPLDDEMERAAETQPVEGEVLDADDAAEALEQDDVEIDPATDASADVDGDALYARVEELEQSVAEAKDQALRAAAEAQNVRRRAEQEADKARKFALEKFVKELLPVVDSLEKALETMADGASDVHREGVSMTLKLQLDVLNKFGVEAVEPHGEPFDPQFHEAMAMVPNPELEPNTVMDVMQKGYLLNGRLVRPAMVVVSQAAG, via the coding sequence CGCCGCCGAAACTCAGCCGGTAGAGGGCGAGGTGCTGGATGCCGACGATGCGGCAGAGGCGCTCGAGCAGGACGATGTGGAGATCGATCCGGCCACAGACGCGTCGGCCGATGTCGATGGCGACGCGTTGTATGCGCGCGTCGAGGAGCTCGAGCAGAGCGTGGCCGAGGCCAAGGACCAGGCGCTGCGCGCCGCCGCCGAGGCGCAGAACGTGCGTCGGCGGGCCGAGCAGGAAGCCGACAAGGCGCGCAAGTTCGCATTGGAGAAGTTCGTCAAGGAGCTGCTGCCGGTGGTCGACAGCCTGGAGAAGGCCCTTGAGACCATGGCGGATGGCGCCAGCGACGTGCATCGCGAGGGGGTGTCGATGACCCTCAAGCTGCAGCTCGATGTGCTGAACAAGTTCGGTGTCGAGGCCGTGGAGCCGCATGGCGAACCGTTCGACCCGCAGTTTCACGAAGCGATGGCCATGGTGCCCAACCCCGAGCTTGAGCCCAACACCGTCATGGACGTGATGCAGAAGGGCTACCTGCTCAACGGTCGCCTGGTGCGTCCGGCGATGGTAGTGGTCAGCCAGGCGGCGGGCTGA